The following are encoded in a window of Streptomyces sp. 11x1 genomic DNA:
- a CDS encoding DUF2470 domain-containing protein, which produces MGDRHTWTAAPAAAERARSVLAAAWSCAVTAEGGREEFVGAHSVTEDGRVILSVPEDSTLVAAAICAPRGEPSAVLEFADVAPVPVRNRIRARLWIVGWFAPKDGDLEFKATRIVLREPSGAVVVDLDEFAAAAPDPLAAAESRLLTHLADAHPDAVERLTRLVPHDSLHGAVRVQPLAVDRHGLTLRIERARGNGDVRLTFHKPADDMAQLTERMHILLSQAGTASCPRALQRQRTDGDG; this is translated from the coding sequence ATGGGTGACCGTCACACCTGGACGGCCGCGCCGGCCGCGGCCGAGCGTGCCCGCTCGGTGCTCGCGGCGGCGTGGTCCTGCGCGGTGACCGCCGAGGGCGGCCGCGAGGAGTTCGTCGGCGCGCACAGCGTCACGGAGGACGGCCGGGTGATCCTGAGCGTCCCCGAGGACAGTACGCTCGTCGCCGCCGCGATCTGCGCCCCGCGCGGCGAGCCGTCCGCGGTGCTGGAGTTCGCCGATGTCGCGCCCGTCCCCGTGCGCAACCGCATCCGGGCCCGGCTGTGGATCGTCGGCTGGTTCGCGCCGAAGGACGGCGACCTGGAGTTCAAGGCCACCCGCATCGTGCTGCGCGAGCCGTCCGGCGCGGTCGTGGTCGACCTCGACGAGTTCGCCGCCGCCGCACCGGATCCGCTGGCCGCGGCCGAGTCCCGGCTGCTGACCCACCTCGCCGACGCCCACCCGGACGCCGTCGAACGCCTCACCCGGCTCGTACCGCACGACAGCCTGCACGGCGCCGTACGCGTCCAGCCGCTCGCCGTCGACCGGCACGGCCTGACCCTGCGCATCGAGCGGGCCCGCGGCAACGGCGACGTACGCCTGACCTTCCACAAGCCCGCCGACGACATGGCGCAGCTCACCGAGCGGATGCACATCCTGCTCTCCCAGGCGGGCACCGCGTCCTGCCCGCGCGCCCTACAGCGGCAGCGCACAGACGGCGACGGGTGA
- a CDS encoding TetR/AcrR family transcriptional regulator, translating to MAARQGERPRRRLSTEERREQLLAVGARLFSESPYDDVWIEQVAEIAGVSRGLLYHYFPNKRVFFAAVVERESERMLRIMTPAPGGSARERLANGLDAFLAYVEDHAHGFRAFHRADATGDQTVRKVYQRALAAQEAQILAALASDAEFAAALDGRPEMRLAVRGWLSFTTAVCLEWLRGSELSRERVRDLCTRALFGVLVP from the coding sequence ATGGCAGCCAGGCAGGGTGAGCGCCCCCGTCGCCGGCTCAGCACCGAGGAGCGGCGGGAGCAACTGCTCGCGGTCGGGGCCCGGCTCTTCTCGGAGAGCCCGTACGACGACGTGTGGATCGAGCAGGTCGCCGAGATCGCCGGTGTCTCCCGGGGGCTGCTCTACCACTACTTCCCGAACAAGCGGGTCTTCTTCGCGGCCGTGGTGGAGCGCGAGAGCGAGCGGATGCTGCGGATCATGACCCCCGCGCCCGGCGGCTCGGCGCGCGAGCGGCTGGCCAACGGGCTCGACGCGTTCCTCGCGTACGTCGAGGACCACGCCCACGGCTTCCGGGCCTTCCATCGCGCCGACGCCACCGGGGACCAGACCGTGCGCAAGGTCTACCAGCGGGCGCTGGCCGCCCAGGAGGCCCAGATCCTGGCGGCCCTGGCGTCGGACGCGGAGTTCGCGGCGGCCCTCGACGGGCGGCCGGAGATGCGGCTCGCCGTGCGGGGCTGGCTGTCGTTCACGACGGCGGTCTGTCTGGAGTGGCTGAGGGGCTCGGAGTTGTCCCGGGAACGGGTGCGCGATCTGTGTACGCGGGCCCTTTTCGGGGTTCTCGTTCCCTGA
- a CDS encoding cytochrome P450: MTATTGTTTTKGFRSAELGWPELHRIPHPPYRIPVIGDALGTNLRTPVQESLRLGRRLGPIFRRKAFTKEIVFVGGADLAAELADESRFAKHVGVGVANLRPVAGDGLFTAYNHEPNWQLAHDVLAPGFSREAMAGYHPLMLDVAERLMDHWDRAGEAGETVDVPGDMTKLTLETIARTGFGHDFGSFERSRPHPFVKAMVGTLTYAQRRNVVPDPLVPLLLRDAARHNRADMAHLNETVDAVVRARRSSAGTGGRLGVRGAGAGSGDLLDRMLETAHPETGERLSAENVRRQVITFLVAGHETTSGALSFALHYLARHPDLAARARAEVDRVWGDTVRPGYEQVARLRYVRRVLDEALRLWPTAPAFSREARGDTVLGGVHPMRRGAWALLLTAMLHRDPAVWGADADRFDPDRFEAAAVRSRAPHTFKPFGTGARACIGRQFALHEATLVLGLLLRRYELSPEPGYRLRVAERLTLMPEGLRLNVERRKGVVGRATAEHPSPPPPASPSRCPVTGAGD; this comes from the coding sequence ATGACGGCGACGACGGGAACCACGACCACCAAGGGTTTCCGCAGCGCGGAGCTGGGCTGGCCCGAGCTGCACCGCATACCGCACCCGCCGTACCGGATCCCCGTCATCGGCGACGCCCTCGGGACGAACCTGCGGACGCCCGTCCAGGAGTCCCTGCGGCTCGGGCGGCGGCTCGGGCCGATCTTCCGGCGGAAGGCGTTCACCAAGGAGATCGTGTTCGTCGGGGGCGCGGACCTCGCGGCCGAACTGGCGGACGAGTCACGGTTCGCCAAGCACGTGGGGGTGGGCGTCGCCAATCTGCGCCCGGTGGCCGGGGACGGGCTCTTCACGGCCTACAACCACGAGCCCAACTGGCAGCTCGCCCACGACGTCCTCGCCCCGGGCTTCAGCCGGGAGGCCATGGCCGGGTATCACCCACTGATGCTCGACGTCGCCGAGCGGCTGATGGATCACTGGGACCGGGCGGGCGAGGCCGGCGAGACCGTGGACGTGCCCGGTGACATGACCAAGCTGACGCTGGAGACGATCGCCCGCACCGGCTTCGGCCACGACTTCGGCTCCTTCGAACGCTCCCGGCCGCACCCCTTCGTGAAGGCGATGGTCGGCACCCTGACCTACGCCCAGCGCCGCAACGTCGTCCCCGACCCGCTGGTGCCCCTGCTGCTGCGGGACGCCGCCCGGCACAACCGGGCGGACATGGCCCACCTCAACGAGACGGTCGACGCGGTGGTGCGGGCGCGGCGGTCCTCCGCCGGCACCGGGGGCCGACTCGGTGTCCGTGGCGCCGGGGCCGGGAGCGGTGATCTGCTCGACCGGATGCTGGAGACGGCGCATCCGGAGACCGGGGAGCGGCTGTCCGCCGAGAACGTACGACGGCAGGTCATCACCTTCCTGGTCGCCGGGCACGAGACCACCTCGGGCGCCCTGTCCTTCGCCCTGCACTACCTCGCCCGGCACCCGGACCTGGCGGCCCGCGCCCGCGCCGAGGTGGACCGGGTGTGGGGCGACACCGTACGGCCGGGCTACGAGCAGGTGGCCAGACTGCGGTACGTGCGCCGGGTGCTGGACGAGGCGCTGCGGCTGTGGCCGACGGCGCCCGCCTTCTCCCGGGAGGCCCGCGGGGACACCGTACTGGGCGGGGTCCATCCGATGCGACGCGGCGCCTGGGCGCTGCTGCTGACGGCGATGCTGCACCGCGACCCGGCGGTGTGGGGCGCTGACGCCGACCGGTTCGACCCGGACCGCTTCGAGGCGGCAGCGGTGCGCTCGCGGGCACCGCACACGTTCAAGCCGTTCGGTACGGGGGCCCGGGCCTGCATCGGCCGCCAGTTCGCGTTGCACGAGGCCACGCTGGTGCTGGGCCTGCTGCTGCGCCGGTACGAGCTGAGCCCGGAGCCGGGGTACCGGCTGCGGGTGGCGGAACGGCTGACCTTGATGCCGGAGGGGCTGCGGCTGAACGTGGAGCGACGGAAAGGGGTGGTGGGACGGGCCACCGCAGAGCACCCGTCACCGCCGCCCCCGGCGTCGCCGTCACGCTGTCCAGTGACCGGGGCGGGTGACTGA
- a CDS encoding pentapeptide repeat-containing protein produces MEQTSGAARRAPDLRDLRADCGSCFGLCCVALPFARSADFAVDKAAGRPCGNLAEDFRCGIHDRLRGEGFTGCTVYDCFGAGQKVSQGTFGGESWRTGGREHARRMFDVFPVVRQLHELLWYLTESLTLPAARPVHADLRRALDETERLTGGTAEELAELDVAAHRQRVNVLLLRVSDLMRAGAGRGRNRRGADLIGARLKGADLRKADLRGAYLIAADLTGADLRGADLIGADLRDTDLTDADLTGAFFLTQPQLNAARGTACTRLPTSVTRPGHWTA; encoded by the coding sequence ATGGAACAGACATCCGGTGCGGCCCGCCGCGCGCCCGACCTGCGTGATCTGCGCGCGGACTGCGGCAGTTGCTTCGGCCTGTGCTGCGTCGCCCTGCCCTTCGCCCGCTCGGCCGACTTCGCCGTCGACAAGGCCGCGGGCCGGCCGTGCGGCAACCTCGCGGAGGACTTCCGCTGCGGCATCCACGACCGGCTCCGGGGCGAGGGGTTCACCGGCTGCACGGTCTACGACTGCTTCGGCGCCGGACAGAAGGTCTCGCAGGGCACGTTCGGGGGTGAGAGCTGGCGCACCGGCGGTCGCGAGCACGCCCGGCGGATGTTCGATGTCTTCCCGGTCGTGCGTCAACTCCACGAACTCCTCTGGTACTTGACCGAGTCGCTCACCCTCCCCGCCGCCCGTCCCGTGCACGCCGACCTGCGCCGCGCGCTCGACGAGACCGAGCGGCTGACCGGGGGGACGGCGGAGGAACTGGCGGAGCTGGACGTCGCCGCGCACCGGCAGCGTGTCAACGTGCTGCTGCTGAGGGTCAGCGACCTCATGCGCGCCGGCGCCGGACGCGGGCGCAACCGGCGGGGGGCCGACCTCATCGGTGCCCGCCTCAAAGGGGCCGACCTCAGAAAGGCCGACCTGCGGGGTGCCTACCTCATAGCCGCCGACCTGACCGGCGCCGATCTGCGCGGTGCGGACCTGATCGGCGCCGACCTCCGCGACACCGACCTCACCGACGCGGACCTGACCGGCGCGTTCTTCCTGACCCAGCCCCAGCTCAACGCGGCCCGCGGCACCGCCTGCACCCGGCTGCCGACCTCAGTCACCCGCCCCGGTCACTGGACAGCGTGA
- a CDS encoding PIG-L deacetylase family protein translates to MTAPQKVQPEQLAPMPEDWRRALAVVAHPDDLEYGCSAAIAAWTDAGREVAYVLVTRGEAGIDTLEPARCGPLREREQRASAAVVGVSEVEFLDHADGVVEYGPTLRRDIAAAVRRHRPELLITLNHRDTWGGVAWNTPDHVAVGRATLDAAGDAGNRWIFPELVEQGLEPWNGVRWVAVAGSSSPTHAVDAGPGLDRAVASLLEHRTYIEALTQEDPETYARAFLTGYARATGERFGGRPAVAFEVFPR, encoded by the coding sequence ATGACCGCCCCCCAGAAGGTTCAGCCGGAGCAGCTCGCGCCCATGCCCGAGGACTGGCGGCGTGCTCTTGCCGTCGTGGCCCATCCGGACGACCTCGAGTACGGGTGCTCGGCGGCGATCGCCGCGTGGACCGACGCGGGCCGTGAGGTCGCCTACGTCCTGGTGACCCGTGGCGAGGCGGGCATCGACACGCTGGAACCCGCGCGGTGCGGCCCGCTGCGGGAGCGGGAGCAGCGGGCGAGCGCGGCCGTCGTGGGCGTGTCGGAGGTCGAGTTCCTCGACCACGCGGACGGCGTCGTCGAGTACGGGCCCACGCTGCGCCGAGACATCGCGGCCGCCGTCCGCCGCCACCGACCCGAACTGCTCATCACCCTCAACCACCGCGACACCTGGGGCGGCGTCGCCTGGAACACACCCGACCACGTGGCGGTGGGCCGCGCGACCCTGGACGCCGCCGGGGACGCGGGGAACCGCTGGATCTTCCCCGAACTCGTCGAACAGGGGCTGGAGCCCTGGAACGGCGTCCGCTGGGTCGCCGTCGCCGGTTCCTCCAGCCCCACCCACGCCGTCGACGCCGGCCCCGGCCTCGACCGCGCCGTCGCCTCCCTCCTGGAGCACCGCACCTATATCGAGGCACTGACGCAGGAGGACCCGGAGACCTACGCCCGCGCATTCCTGACCGGGTACGCCCGCGCCACGGGCGAGCGGTTCGGCGGGCGGCCCGCGGTGGCCTTCGAGGTGTTCCCCCGGTGA
- a CDS encoding GNAT family N-acetyltransferase: MPGNSDPYDLCGPYELSVGVPSIEVFRRLRTDAGLSDKDPEAVALALPHTWHGVILRHAGEPIGMGRVIGDGGTAFQIVDICVHPAHQGRGLGKRIMAALTGELERRAPATAYVSLIADGPARFLYEQFGFADTATHDSIGMYRVMKGGSGGGGSADPLRAGPAPRV, from the coding sequence ATGCCTGGTAATAGTGACCCTTACGACCTTTGTGGCCCGTACGAACTGAGTGTCGGCGTGCCCTCCATCGAGGTCTTCCGCCGTCTGCGCACCGATGCCGGTCTCTCCGACAAGGACCCCGAAGCCGTGGCCCTCGCCCTCCCGCACACCTGGCACGGGGTGATACTCCGGCACGCGGGGGAGCCCATCGGGATGGGCCGGGTCATCGGCGACGGTGGCACCGCGTTCCAGATCGTCGACATCTGCGTCCACCCCGCCCACCAGGGCCGCGGCCTCGGCAAGCGCATCATGGCCGCGCTCACCGGCGAGCTGGAACGCCGGGCCCCCGCCACGGCGTACGTCTCCCTGATCGCCGACGGCCCCGCCCGCTTCCTCTACGAGCAGTTCGGCTTCGCCGACACTGCCACGCACGACTCGATCGGCATGTATCGCGTGATGAAGGGGGGTTCGGGGGGCGGTGGGAGCGCGGATCCGCTTCGTGCGGGGCCGGCGCCCAGGGTCTAA
- a CDS encoding alpha/beta fold hydrolase has translation MSVSYRQPGVVLTDRRFTVPLKHDDPSGERIELFAREVVASDKADAELPWLVYLQGGPGFGANRFVGREAWLGRALDDYRVLLLDQRGTGASTPANRQTLPLRGGPVEQADYLAHFRADSIVRDCEAIRPEITGGAPWAVLGQSFGGFCAVTYLSEAPEGLSRVVITGGLPSLDATAEEVYQAAFPRIERKVAAHYARYPQDVERARQIAEHLLQQDVVLPNGHRFTVEAFQSLGILLGRGDGSHRLHFLLENAFVPTLRGPVLSDSFQEEVQGLLSYAGHPLYALLHEAIYGQDPGPTSWAAERVRGRLPQFDAAKTLTGDGPLLFTGESVHPWMFDNDPALRPLRETAEALAEERGWLPLYDPEQLAANEVPVAAAIYHDDMYVDTAHSLRTARSIRGLRTWVTDEFEHDGVRAGGPRVLDRLLALTRDEV, from the coding sequence TTGTCCGTCAGCTACCGGCAGCCCGGTGTCGTCCTCACCGACCGCCGCTTCACCGTCCCCCTCAAGCACGACGACCCGTCGGGTGAGCGGATCGAACTCTTCGCACGCGAGGTCGTCGCGAGCGACAAGGCGGACGCCGAACTGCCCTGGCTGGTCTATCTGCAAGGCGGCCCCGGCTTCGGGGCGAACCGTTTCGTCGGCCGCGAGGCCTGGCTGGGACGGGCCCTCGACGACTACCGCGTGCTGCTCCTGGACCAGCGTGGCACCGGCGCCTCCACCCCCGCCAACCGCCAGACCCTCCCGCTGCGCGGCGGCCCCGTCGAACAGGCCGACTATCTGGCCCACTTCCGCGCGGACTCCATCGTCCGCGACTGCGAGGCCATCCGCCCCGAGATCACCGGCGGCGCCCCCTGGGCCGTCCTCGGCCAGAGCTTCGGCGGCTTCTGCGCGGTCACCTATCTCTCCGAGGCACCCGAGGGTCTCAGCCGGGTCGTCATCACCGGCGGACTGCCCTCCCTCGACGCGACCGCCGAGGAGGTCTACCAGGCCGCGTTCCCGCGCATCGAACGCAAGGTCGCCGCGCACTACGCCCGCTACCCCCAGGACGTCGAGCGGGCCCGGCAGATCGCCGAGCACCTGCTCCAGCAGGACGTGGTCCTGCCGAACGGCCACCGCTTCACCGTCGAGGCGTTCCAGTCCCTCGGCATCCTCCTCGGCCGCGGCGACGGCAGCCACCGCCTGCACTTCCTGCTGGAGAACGCCTTCGTCCCCACTCTGCGGGGCCCCGTCCTCTCCGACTCCTTCCAGGAGGAGGTCCAGGGCCTGCTGTCGTACGCCGGTCACCCTCTCTACGCCCTCCTGCACGAGGCCATCTACGGCCAGGACCCGGGCCCCACGAGCTGGGCGGCGGAGCGGGTGCGCGGGCGGCTCCCGCAGTTCGACGCCGCCAAGACACTGACCGGCGACGGACCGCTGCTGTTCACCGGGGAGTCCGTGCACCCCTGGATGTTCGACAACGACCCCGCCCTGCGGCCCCTGCGCGAAACCGCCGAGGCTCTGGCCGAGGAGCGGGGCTGGCTGCCCCTGTACGACCCGGAGCAACTCGCCGCCAACGAGGTCCCGGTCGCCGCCGCGATCTACCACGACGACATGTACGTCGACACCGCCCACTCCCTGCGGACGGCCCGCTCGATCCGGGGCCTGCGCACCTGGGTCACGGACGAGTTCGAACACGACGGCGTACGCGCGGGCGGGCCGAGGGTGCTGGACCGCCTGCTGGCGCTCACGCGGGACGAGGTGTGA
- a CDS encoding LacI family DNA-binding transcriptional regulator, with translation MSQSVGIKDVAAAAGVSVGTVSNVINRPDSVASGTRARVLAAIDRLGYVRSESARQLRAGRSRIMGLLVLDMGNPFFVDVARGAERAARDAGLGVMVCNSAQSAGEESEYLSLFAEQRVRGVLLTPADATGRNIEAFRRHGIPFVLVDRVAEGTTECSVSVDDVAGGALAVRHLVDAGHRSIAYVSGPAGLNQVRDRRTGALGALQEAGLGPEALRELPTERLDVAAGRDAGARLLGLADRPTAVFCANDLLALGVLQAMYAAGVSVPDDLAIVGYDDIEFAAAAAVPLTSVRQPAVTMGALAAELLLEETEAETAPVPHEHRRVVLQPELVVRRSSLAAR, from the coding sequence ATGTCGCAGTCGGTGGGTATCAAGGACGTCGCCGCCGCCGCCGGAGTCTCCGTCGGCACGGTCTCGAACGTCATCAACCGGCCCGACTCGGTGGCCTCCGGCACCCGGGCCCGTGTGCTGGCCGCCATCGACCGCCTCGGCTATGTCCGCAGCGAGTCGGCGCGCCAGTTGCGGGCCGGGCGGAGCCGCATCATGGGGCTGCTCGTGCTCGACATGGGCAACCCCTTCTTCGTCGACGTCGCGCGCGGTGCCGAGCGGGCCGCGCGCGACGCCGGACTCGGCGTGATGGTCTGCAACAGCGCGCAGAGCGCCGGCGAGGAGTCCGAGTACCTCTCGCTCTTCGCCGAGCAGCGGGTGCGCGGGGTGCTGCTGACCCCCGCCGACGCCACGGGACGCAACATCGAGGCGTTCCGCCGCCACGGCATCCCCTTCGTCCTCGTCGACCGGGTCGCCGAGGGCACCACCGAGTGCTCGGTCTCCGTCGACGACGTGGCGGGCGGCGCCCTCGCCGTACGGCATCTGGTGGACGCGGGCCACCGCTCCATCGCGTACGTCAGCGGACCGGCGGGCCTCAACCAGGTCCGCGACCGCCGTACCGGCGCCCTGGGCGCCCTGCAGGAGGCGGGACTCGGCCCCGAGGCCCTGCGGGAACTGCCCACCGAGCGCCTCGACGTGGCCGCCGGCCGAGACGCGGGCGCCCGCCTCCTCGGCCTCGCCGACCGTCCGACCGCCGTGTTCTGCGCCAACGACCTGCTCGCCCTCGGCGTGCTCCAGGCCATGTACGCGGCCGGGGTGAGCGTCCCCGACGACCTCGCCATCGTCGGCTACGACGACATCGAGTTCGCCGCCGCCGCAGCCGTCCCCCTCACCTCCGTACGGCAGCCCGCCGTCACGATGGGTGCGCTCGCCGCCGAGCTCCTGCTGGAGGAGACCGAGGCCGAGACCGCGCCCGTCCCGCACGAGCACCGGCGGGTCGTCCTCCAGCCGGAACTGGTGGTGCGGCGCTCCAGCCTCGCGGCGCGCTGA
- a CDS encoding BNR repeat-containing protein, with protein sequence MKRRTLLGAALAGAVVTPSLGAATARAADPGPSVTQTGNTLLDSQAIYFVSYDGLVNNNAFQKNALLTYKGYQYAVWYTADRNAVVGRRALGSGTWSTVKVGHTLRYNDSHNVISMGVSKVDGRLHLNMDSHSDGFTYVKSVAGLMDDPAGLSWTTSRFGAPQPTLDGLGLTSQFTYPQFVSMPDGKLQLSYRAGISGNGRNALAEYNGTSWTNLGEWTSSTGTYTSEHGSSTARNMYLHGIDYDRNGRLHALFTWREQNNAVMCNSGGITNHDTGYVYSDDLGRTWRNNAGAVVGTTGGSDRVSVTDAGLVVDALNPDHSLMNQESQWTDSAGRPHAIISYVPGRFGQCTTNYVADRTANGRAFLVRKSASGAWTKTEIPVPLNSSQRTKLVMDKYNNAYALFPFGRIAGATAASGHTDWRILFDGSGLNAFGEVVFDESRIAQDNVLSVMYQVKSSGTTPSALRVIDFALPA encoded by the coding sequence CGGTGCCGCACTCGCCGGCGCCGTGGTGACCCCCTCCCTCGGCGCCGCCACCGCCCGTGCCGCCGACCCCGGCCCCTCGGTCACCCAGACCGGCAACACCCTGCTGGACAGCCAGGCCATCTACTTCGTCTCCTACGACGGACTGGTCAACAACAACGCGTTCCAGAAGAACGCCCTGCTCACCTACAAGGGCTACCAGTACGCCGTCTGGTACACCGCCGACCGCAACGCCGTCGTCGGCCGCCGCGCTCTCGGCTCCGGCACCTGGTCCACCGTCAAGGTCGGCCACACCCTGCGGTACAACGACTCCCACAACGTCATCTCCATGGGCGTCTCCAAGGTCGACGGCCGCCTCCACCTCAACATGGACTCGCACAGCGACGGCTTCACCTATGTCAAGTCCGTCGCCGGCCTCATGGACGATCCGGCCGGCCTGAGCTGGACCACGAGCCGCTTCGGCGCCCCGCAGCCCACCCTCGACGGGCTCGGGCTCACCTCGCAGTTCACCTACCCGCAGTTCGTCTCGATGCCCGACGGCAAGCTCCAGCTGAGCTACCGTGCCGGCATCTCCGGCAACGGCCGCAACGCGCTCGCCGAGTACAACGGCACCTCCTGGACCAACCTCGGCGAGTGGACGTCCTCCACCGGCACCTACACCAGCGAGCACGGTTCCTCGACGGCCCGCAACATGTACCTGCACGGCATCGACTACGACCGCAACGGGCGCCTGCACGCCCTGTTCACCTGGCGCGAGCAGAACAACGCCGTGATGTGCAACAGCGGCGGCATCACCAACCACGACACGGGCTACGTCTACTCGGACGACCTGGGCCGCACCTGGCGCAACAACGCGGGCGCCGTCGTCGGCACCACCGGCGGCTCCGACCGGGTCTCCGTCACCGACGCCGGTCTCGTCGTGGACGCGCTCAACCCGGACCACTCCCTGATGAACCAGGAGAGCCAGTGGACCGACTCCGCCGGCCGACCGCACGCCATCATCAGCTACGTCCCCGGCCGCTTCGGCCAGTGCACCACGAACTACGTCGCCGACCGCACCGCCAACGGCCGCGCCTTCCTCGTCCGCAAGAGCGCCTCCGGCGCCTGGACGAAAACCGAGATACCGGTGCCGCTGAACTCCAGCCAGCGCACCAAGCTGGTCATGGACAAGTACAACAACGCCTACGCGCTCTTCCCGTTCGGCCGGATCGCCGGAGCCACCGCGGCCTCCGGGCACACCGACTGGAGGATCCTGTTCGACGGTTCGGGGCTCAACGCCTTCGGCGAGGTCGTGTTCGACGAGAGCCGGATCGCCCAGGACAACGTCCTGTCCGTGATGTACCAGGTGAAGTCGAGCGGCACCACACCGTCGGCGCTCCGCGTGATCGACTTCGCGCTGCCCGCCTGA